Proteins from a single region of Corylus avellana chromosome ca11, CavTom2PMs-1.0:
- the LOC132166092 gene encoding probable indole-3-pyruvate monooxygenase YUCCA10: protein MSLLKYLPVYVVDALVIMHANFIYGDLSKFGIHRPKIGPFTQKAITGRSPVIDVGTIKKIQGGEIQIVPEISSIKKDKVVFNDGTERKFDTIVFATGYRSSANHWLKDYKYALNDEGMPKNSFPCHWKGENGLYCAGLSKRGLYGIAMDAQAIANDVEKVLSARK from the exons ATGTCCTTACTGAAATATCTCCCAGTTTATGTGGTGGATGCTCTGGTCATAATGCATGCTAATTTCATATATGGAGATCTATCCAAATTTGGGATTCATCGACCAAAAATAGGCCCCTTCACTCAGAAAGCTATAACAGGAAGATCTCCAGTCATCGACGTTGGGACTATCAAAAAGATCCAAGGTGGAGAGATACAG ATTGTCCCAGAGATATCGAGTATTAAGAAAGACAAAGTGGTTTTCAACGATGGCACTGAGAGAAAGTTTGATACAATTGTCTTCGCCACTGGTTATCGAAGCTCAGCTAATCACTGGCTGAAG gatTACAAATATGCTCTTAATGATGAAGGAATGCCAAAAAATAGTTTCCCATGTCACTGGAAGGGAGAGAATGGCCTGTATTGTGCTGGATTGTCAAAGAGAGGGCTCTATGGGATTGCGATGGATGCACAGGCCATAGCCAATGATGTTGAAAAGGTTTTAAGCGCCAGAAAATAG